TAATACCTACCACTATGGTTTTATCTCCTGCCGCTGGTTCCGCTTCCGGTTTCGAACCGCCACAACCGCCCAAGAAAACAACGACCGCTAGGACCAACCCCATAAGAACTAACCACCGGGATCGCTTCACTGTTTTCGCCTCCTATTGTCTTAATAGTGCTAATCATTAATGATTAAAGGGCGCACTACTCCCCGATAAACAGATTAGTCTGAATGGTGCAACCAACAACTTGTAGACCGGCGTCTTGTGCCCGCCAACTGTATTATAACTCATATTGTTGGTTTGGTCACTACTTTTTTTGCTTGCAGCCGAAAATTATTGCCAAAGCAGGTAACTTTATTCAGCCAAATTTTGCCACCACAAAAGCGTATCCTCGATGGTGTCCAGCAGGGGGCGCGGTTCGTAGCCCAGTTCCCGGCCAGCTTTTCCGTGCAAAAAGCGGCATTTCTCGGCCACCGTCAGTACCGAGTAAGTGGTAATCTGGGGTATGGTTCGTGTTAGGCGATAGTAATAAGGCATGATTCTGCCGATAGCCAAAGCCAGACTTGTCGGTGCAACTACACTGGCCGACTTAGTGTTGGCCACAGCCTGTACCGATTGGTGCAATTCTGCTAGGGAGACATAGGTGCCGGAGAGAATATATATTTCCCCGCCGCGTCCCTGGTCCGCCACCTGAATGAGCCCGTCGGCTACGTCGCGCACGTCGACAAAATCGAAGCCGCCTTCCGTCAATAAATGGTACCCGGGCCGGGCAAAGGTGCGAATAAGCCGACCCATTTCCGAGCCTAAATAATCGTAAGGGCCGATAACACCGCTGGGGCAGGCTACCGCCACATCAAGCCCGTCCTGGGCCAAATCCAGTGCAGCGGCCACGCCTTCGGCCTTGGTCCGATCATAATTGTTCCAAGGGGCAGTAAGAGCCAAAGGTGTGCGTTCGTCCACCACCTGGCCGGGGCCGCGGGCAAAAGCATGCACTGAACCCACATGGACTAAGCGCCTTACCCCCATCTCCGCCGCCGCTTGGGCTACTGTTCGGGCCCCGGTCACGTTCACTTCCCACATAAGTCTCTCGGTGCCGGGGGCGATGGCAATGATGCCGGCCAGATGGTACACCACGTCTACCCCGGCCATGGCGGTGCGACAGCTAGCCCGATCGAGAACGTTGCCTTCTGCAAACTCTACCTCCAAACCCTGCAGCGAGGCCCGGGATTCGCCCGGCAGGACCAAAACCCGAACGCTCTCGCCCCTCTGAACCAATTTTCGGACAAGTACGTTGCCAATATGGCCAGTGCCACCAGTAACCAAAACCATGCCTTCACCCGCTTTTAGCGAAAAATAAACCGCCTCAAGTCCCTGACCTTAAGCCCGGGATTCCCGGCGGCATGGGAAGAATCGCTGCCGAAACCCTGTTTTGAACATGCAGATGGAGCGGAAAACGGGATTCGAACCCGCGACCCTCGGCTTGGGAAGCCGATGCTCTACCACTGAGCTACTTCCGCTCGCTAGAGTAATTATACTCCAACCAAATGGCCCTTGGCAAGGGTTTTGCCGGGTCAGCAAATAGGGAGGTGACAATAATTTTTGCTGGGTCCAGAAGGAAAACACCGTTACCCTGTAAAAACTACAATATGAGTCCATGACGGTGTTTGAGGAAAGGGTGATTCAAGATGCAGTTTGATCCATTAGTCTATCAGTACCCGGCTCGCCGCAACGTAGTTTATAGCCAGAAAGGCATGGTAGCTACGGGGCAACCTTTAGCCGCCCAGGCCGGGCTGGAGATGTTGCGTCAAGGCGGCAATGCGGTGGACGCGGCCATAGCCACCGCCGCTTGCCTCACGGTGGTAGAACCTACCGGATCAGGAATCGGGGGCGATGCGTTTTGCTTGGCCTGGATTAAAGGAAGACTATACGGCCTCAATGCCAGCGGCCCGGCGCCGCAGGCCCTATCGATAGAAACACTGAAGCAACAAGGCTGCTACGAAATCCCTTCCTTAGGCTGGGTACCGGTGACGGTGCCGGGGGCGCCGTCGGCTTGGGCTGAGCTTAGCAACCGTTTCGGGCAACTACCTCTGGCTAAAGTGCTGGCCCCGGCCATTAGCTACGCCGAGGAGGGCTATCCGGTGGCTCCGGGCACAGCCCAACAATGGGCCAAGAACTATCGCCGGTATGCTAAGGAAGCTGAAGGAGAAGAATTTAAGTTCTGGTTTGACACCTTTGCTCCCCTGGGACGGGCCCCACTTCCCGGAGAAAGGTGGCGCTTGGCGGCTCAGGCCCGGACGCTTAAACTTATCGCCGAGACCGATGCCGAAGCCTTTTATCGCGGTGAGCTGGCCGAAAAAATAGATGCTTTCTCCCGCTCCTACGGAGGCTTTCTTCGCCAACCAGACCTGGCTGCCTTTTCTCCGGAGTGGGTGGAGCCTATCAGCGTCAACTACCGCAGCTACCAGGTCTGGGAACTGCCCCCGAATGGTCAGGGATTGGTTGCACTCATGGCTCTTAATATCTTGGCCGGTAGGGAATTCAGCGAAAAAGAATGCCTGGACACGTATCATTGGCAAATCGAAGCCATTAAGTCTGCTTTTGCTCACGGCAGAAAATACATTGGCGATCCAAAGTCAATGACCGTTAACATCAGCGACTTGCTAACGGAAGAATATGCCTGGGCCCACCGGGAGGAAATCGGGGAAAGGGCCCGACTCCCTCGGACCGACGAACCTTTGTCCGGCGGCACGGTTTATTTAGCCACCGCCGATGAGCAGGGAAACATGGTCTCGTATATCCAAAGCAATTACACCGGTTTCGGCTCCGGCCTGGTGGTTCCGGGAACAGGCATCGCCCTGCACAACCGGGGGCATTGTTTTAGCTTGGATCCAACGCACGTTAACTCTCTTGGGCCTGGCAAACGCCCGTATCACACCATTATCCCCGGATTTTTAACCCAGGACAGCCAGCCCGTCGGACCCTTCGGCGTAATGGGCGGCCTGATGCAACCGCAAGGCCATGTCCAGGTTCTGATGAATATCATCGATTTTGGCCTAAATCCTCAAGCTGCTCTGGATGCACCGCGCTGGCAGTGGATCAAAGACAACGTGGTGGAAATAGAACAGCAGTTCCCCGAACATTTAGCCCAACAACTGGAGCGGCGCGGACACAAGCTGCGCGTAGGTCTGCATAAAGCACCGTTTGGGCGCGGCCAGATCATTTGGCGGGGTAGGGACGGCGTTTATTGCGGCGCCACCGAATCCCGCACCGACGGCTGTGTGGCCGCTTGGTAGAAATAGAGGAGCTGATCCGGTGAAACCAAAAGTAGCTGTTTTGTTGGGAGTTGTGGCGGTGTCCTTTGCGGCTCCGCTGATTAAACTCTCTACTGCCCCGGCAGCGGTGATCGCCTTTTATCGCCTGTTCCTGGCCGCCGCCGCCACCTTGTTACTGGCCAGGGGTAGACTTAAGCCAGTGCCCCGCCCGCTGTGGTGGCAGATTTTTCTGGCCGGCATCTTCCTCGGCCTTCATTTTGCCGTCTGGATTGCCTCCCTGGGTTTTACCAGCGTGCTCAGCTCGGTAGCCTTGGTAACTTTGCAACCAGTGATAGTGGCGTTGGCAGCACGCTTCTTTTTCCGGGAGCAGTTACCGGCCCAGGCTTACGGAGGCATCGCCCTGGCTGTCGCCGGCGGCCTGCTGCTGGCCGCAGTGGATATGTTGGGATCCGGCAGCAGCCTCTACGGTGATCTGTTGGCCTTTCTCGGAGCCGTGTTCATATCCGGCTACTTGATTTTGGGCCGCTTTGTCCGGCGTGAGATTGGAGTCTTAACCTACACTTTTTGGGTCTACAGCGGTGCCGCCCTTACACTCCTGCTGCTGATGCTGCGCAGCGGACAAGCGTTAATAGGCTATCCGGCCCAAGATTGGCTCATCTTTCTGGCCTTGGCTTTAGTCTGTACTATTTTGGGCCATTCGGTGTTTAATTGGGCCCTGGCCTATCTCTCTCCCACTACGGTGACAGTGGCCATCTTAGGAGAGCCTATCGGAGCCTGCCTATGGGATTATGTAATTTTCGGTGCGGTACCGGGGCTACTACAGCTGGCCGCCGGGGTGTTGCTCTTAGCCGGTGTAGCAATATTTCTGTTCGCTTCCAAGAGCCTGGCCACGGCCTCGGAATAAAGTTAACCAACAACAAAAATGTAGTCGGTCGGCTGGCTGGCCGGCTAGCCGACCCTTGGCCTCGGTATTCAGGCCAGTTGCCCCCGATAGAAAAACAGTTTATTATGTTATCAGTACAAAAGAACAAAAAGAACCGGATCTGCATGTTTAACGTCCTACGGGAGTTAAGGGAGAGGTATG
The genomic region above belongs to Bacillota bacterium and contains:
- a CDS encoding DMT family transporter, with product MKPKVAVLLGVVAVSFAAPLIKLSTAPAAVIAFYRLFLAAAATLLLARGRLKPVPRPLWWQIFLAGIFLGLHFAVWIASLGFTSVLSSVALVTLQPVIVALAARFFFREQLPAQAYGGIALAVAGGLLLAAVDMLGSGSSLYGDLLAFLGAVFISGYLILGRFVRREIGVLTYTFWVYSGAALTLLLLMLRSGQALIGYPAQDWLIFLALALVCTILGHSVFNWALAYLSPTTVTVAILGEPIGACLWDYVIFGAVPGLLQLAAGVLLLAGVAIFLFASKSLATASE
- a CDS encoding NAD-dependent epimerase/dehydratase family protein — its product is MVLVTGGTGHIGNVLVRKLVQRGESVRVLVLPGESRASLQGLEVEFAEGNVLDRASCRTAMAGVDVVYHLAGIIAIAPGTERLMWEVNVTGARTVAQAAAEMGVRRLVHVGSVHAFARGPGQVVDERTPLALTAPWNNYDRTKAEGVAAALDLAQDGLDVAVACPSGVIGPYDYLGSEMGRLIRTFARPGYHLLTEGGFDFVDVRDVADGLIQVADQGRGGEIYILSGTYVSLAELHQSVQAVANTKSASVVAPTSLALAIGRIMPYYYRLTRTIPQITTYSVLTVAEKCRFLHGKAGRELGYEPRPLLDTIEDTLLWWQNLAE
- a CDS encoding gamma-glutamyltransferase family protein, with product MQFDPLVYQYPARRNVVYSQKGMVATGQPLAAQAGLEMLRQGGNAVDAAIATAACLTVVEPTGSGIGGDAFCLAWIKGRLYGLNASGPAPQALSIETLKQQGCYEIPSLGWVPVTVPGAPSAWAELSNRFGQLPLAKVLAPAISYAEEGYPVAPGTAQQWAKNYRRYAKEAEGEEFKFWFDTFAPLGRAPLPGERWRLAAQARTLKLIAETDAEAFYRGELAEKIDAFSRSYGGFLRQPDLAAFSPEWVEPISVNYRSYQVWELPPNGQGLVALMALNILAGREFSEKECLDTYHWQIEAIKSAFAHGRKYIGDPKSMTVNISDLLTEEYAWAHREEIGERARLPRTDEPLSGGTVYLATADEQGNMVSYIQSNYTGFGSGLVVPGTGIALHNRGHCFSLDPTHVNSLGPGKRPYHTIIPGFLTQDSQPVGPFGVMGGLMQPQGHVQVLMNIIDFGLNPQAALDAPRWQWIKDNVVEIEQQFPEHLAQQLERRGHKLRVGLHKAPFGRGQIIWRGRDGVYCGATESRTDGCVAAW